Genomic window (Sediminispirochaeta smaragdinae DSM 11293):
TGCTTGGGTATAAGATTTTCTATCTGATATGACTGGATGCGAGTCTGGAGTTTGTATCCCTGTATTAATAGTGGTATTTGGTTTCCCTATTTCTTTAGATGAAGGTTTTTTTTCATGAAAAAGGATTGCAATTAATCCCATAACTATGATTAGAAGAACAATAAAAGCAATAATACGACAACTATACTTTTGTTGGTGACGTTTTACTGTTTTTTTCGATAGATTATTTTTTTTGATATCCTGTTCTAAGAATTTCCCAGGTATTCTGTTTCGGCTGAATTCTACCGTAAACGTAGTTGCAACATTTTTGACCTCTTCATCTTTTTTTATTGTTTTCTCTTCGGTATTAATATTGACCTGTGTATACAAAGGTATATGTGTGGTGTCGTTTTTTCTTGCACTATGTTTTAGAATGGATTTACTGTCTTGAAGTTTTTCTTTATCGGCGTTTACTCTTTTTATTTTCCAAAGAATATCGTGTGCGTGAAGGAATCTTAACGATTTATTGCTTATCGTTTCCGAAGGATTGTTTGAGCTCATCGCTGTTCTCTTTTTTTTTGACTCAGGAAAAAAACGATGATCTTCGACTATAGGGTTAAAGATATCGGTATGCTCAGTACTATGCCTTGTATCGATATGAGCATGATAGATCCCAGGTGCATCGTTGCTTTTTGTATTCTTCTTGACCGCATTGGTTGAGGTCGACGGCTCGTCGTCAAAGAAAAGGGGATCCGACAAGACCGCTTCTTTTCGTTTTTCAACTTCTTCTATAATGTCTTGCAATGAAGAGAGATAGTTCATTACGCCGCTTTCAATATTTGCCGGGAGATCTACATCAATTCGAGAAAGGAGGTAGCAAATGAGTGCTTTATTTTGTTCCTTTACGTCATTTTTGCATAAAAGGCAGACAAAAAAGAGGGCTGTCATTTCCGGGGTATGAACCGACTGGAAGTGATCGATTTGCATGGCATGATAGATTGCTCGTTTATATGATATGAAATTTCTTATGGAAATATCATAGGATAGGTCATTGGGAAGAGGGTTTTTCCCTATGAAAAGCTCTGAAAAGAGAAATGAAAAGTCCTCCTGCCCTATATTTCCATAAAGGTGACGGTAAAAATTTTCTGCAATGGCAAAGTAACCTTTGCCCAATTTGTGGTAGAGCAGCAGTGAAAGAATCTTTTCTCGGGACGTTCCGTCGGATTTTAAAATAGAGTCGGTATATTGCAAAATCGAAGCCTTTGTTTTCTCCCCTTCAGGGGAAGTTGCTTCAAGAAAATTCTCGACAAAGGCATTCAATAATTGGCCTGTCTGGCTTTTCCACCCGTGTAAACGAACAAATGTATAGAGATCAAGAAGTTCTTTGTCCAGGGAACTGTTTTCCACCATAAGCCCCCGACTTGGTATTTACTTAAATACTAATAAACGCCAATTGTGAAAACAAATTTCTTTCATGATCATTAGACAACGGGAAAATAATAGTTTTATACTATCTCTGTAGAGTAAGAGTAGTGTATCATCAGGGAAAACAGAGGAATGAGTATTCCAGATCAATATGACGATATCTTGATACAGAATAAACAAATCATTTTGAATGGGATTATAGGTGCGGCAACTCCTTCTGAAGTTGAGTCTAGCGTTTTTTTTGCTCGATATATCAGGAATATCGGTATCAATCCTACTAATTATTGGATCTTTCTCCGGATACTAGAAACCAACAATAAATATATAGTAGATTCTCTGGTCGGAAATAATGATCCACGTCTTCTTTTTACTATCTTAAAGCCTAACAGAGCTATCATCAAAAGAGCGTTTCAACTCCTGACAGTTTGGCATCCCGGCCAAATCTATTATAAGGTTCTTCTTGCCATTCTTGGTATCATCGAATCTTGTTATCATAATGCAAACGACGGATATGAGATTTACGATTTGGATATTTCAGAACTAAATAATATTGGAAAATTTCTTGATCCGGAAATGGATCAAGATTATCTCATAAATGCGACTATTTTGGATATTCTTGACTGGATTTCTTCTCTTGGACGATACGATGGAGATCTGAGGAAGATAAACGTTGCAAAGCAGAGCCATGGTATCAGAATGGCCTATTTTGATAACACGAAAAAATTAACTGATATTATTTCTAAAGTATTATTGGTCAGGATCGAACGGGAAAAGAGCGAGGTTAAGCCCTCACCGGAGTTTCTTGCATTTATGGAAAAACTTTCTCATACTTCTATATAAGATGTTTTTACCTTTATTTTTCTAAGCGAGGTAACGGCCATGAAGATAACGCCGGAACATATACGGAAAGTAATTAAGATTCTCGGCAATAATAAGAATCGTCCAAAGGATCGGGAGGGGCGACCTGGAGGATTAATAGATATCTCAAAAGATAAACGTGAGGTCATTGTTATCGGTGATCTCCATGGTGCTTACGATAATCTTGTAAAAATTGTCGCACATGATGGAAACGATAAAGCCCTTGAAGCAGGAAAATCGCTTGTGGTTTTTATCGGCGATGGTGTGCATAACGATCAAACGGGACATATGCTTGAAATGGAAAGTTCTCTTCTTGTACTTGAGGAGATGTTTCGTTTGATTTTGACGTATGGAGAAAATATTCTTTATATCAGGGGCAATCACGATACGTTCGACGAACGTCTGGCGAAAAGTGGGATTCAACAGGGTAAGATTTTTCGTGAGTTTTTACTGGAGCACCGTGGAGAAGAATATGTCGAGAGTGTTAGCGACTTTTTTGAAAGTCTTCCACTCTTTATTATCGGTAATGGATTTGTCATTACCCATGCGGGCCCTGTCAGAGGGGGCTGCGGGAGAGATGAATTGATCAACGCGTATAGTGATCAAGAAATATGTCATCAACTGATGTGGAACCGCCTTCATGAATTTCGCGGAACTCCAAGTTTGAAAGAATACGACGAACGTGACATCAGAAAAATGCTGAAGGCATTGAATCTGCCCGAGGATCTCCCCTTTATTGTTGGTCATAATCCCATGTGGAATACCGGAAATTTGACGGGAATTTGGAGGGATATTATTGGCATAAAAAATCATATTATTATCTATACAAATCTCCAGACCAGAGCTCCTTATCTTAAAATACATGAAGGCGAGATTACCGATGTGTTTGCCATAGAAAAAGAGCGGGAGAGATTCTATGTCTGATTATATGCAGCAAAAGCGGCTCTATACTGTCAAGGATAGCGAATTCAGAAAAGGCCTTTATCTTGATTGTAGTATTGGCGAACTCATTGACAAGATGAATAACCTTCAACTATTTGATATTGGTGATAATACCGATGTTCCCTTTACTGCAAGTATGCGAAGTTATATCGGAGCAAAAGACGAGGATGGTAATTCATGGTTGCTGAAAGAAATTCCCGAAGAGGAGGCGTATGACCACAAGCTTCAGGAGATTGCCTACTATATTGATTTTCTTTTAAACACTATTGCAGCACCCAATATCCTGAAGAACATCAATGGTACATATTATCGTGTTACTAAGAATGTAAAAAATGCAATGCAAATTTCTAGTTATAATTATTTAGAGAAACCGTTTATGAGAATTTTAGCGAATGATCTCATAAATAGATGGCTTTTTTTTGACGAGGACAGAAATCCCAATAATTATCTTGTCTTCCATGATCTCGATTCTTCTCCGTGTGTTGTTGTGATTGACTACAACAAAGCAGATCTAAAGAGCACCCAAATGAAAATAACAGGTAACAAAGATAAATTTGGATGGCACCGTACCGAAAAGACACGATTCCTCACGCTATTGAAGACAGAGAATTTTGAAAAACTCTCGATAGAAACATTCGAGGACCGATTATCCGCCATGATGTCGATCCCTTTAGAGCTGCTGGAATCTGTTACAAAGGAAAGCATGCGTGATCCTATTATCAAAAATGTTTCGGTTCAGGAAACTGCAACGTTGGTTTCGACGAACATATCGAAGAGACGAACCTATATAAATAACTATTTCAGGAAATGGTTCAAGAAAAAGGATGCAACCGTTGAAAAGGCGGAGAATGATCGTTATTCAGGATTTGGAGAATCGTTTCTGAACTACTATAAGGGAAAGAATTCGTAAATGGACCTTGAAGGGGTTACCATTAATAATTGTTA
Coding sequences:
- a CDS encoding metallophosphoesterase: MKITPEHIRKVIKILGNNKNRPKDREGRPGGLIDISKDKREVIVIGDLHGAYDNLVKIVAHDGNDKALEAGKSLVVFIGDGVHNDQTGHMLEMESSLLVLEEMFRLILTYGENILYIRGNHDTFDERLAKSGIQQGKIFREFLLEHRGEEYVESVSDFFESLPLFIIGNGFVITHAGPVRGGCGRDELINAYSDQEICHQLMWNRLHEFRGTPSLKEYDERDIRKMLKALNLPEDLPFIVGHNPMWNTGNLTGIWRDIIGIKNHIIIYTNLQTRAPYLKIHEGEITDVFAIEKERERFYV